In Streptomyces sp. P3, one DNA window encodes the following:
- a CDS encoding deoxycytidine deaminase translates to MILTGPRIEEEREAGRIVISPYRADAVNPNSYNYRLGSTVKSFEESTRTWLAFELPEEGYVLAPRRMYLGHTEEVIGSDTYAMSLIGRSSMGRLGLFLQVSADLGHTTSCHRWTLEMVATRPLRIYPGMTIGQVSFWQNRGRVRPTPALYARFNEPHESAIGDRQ, encoded by the coding sequence ATGATCCTCACCGGACCGCGCATCGAGGAGGAGCGGGAGGCCGGACGCATCGTCATCTCCCCCTACCGCGCCGATGCGGTCAACCCCAACAGCTACAACTACCGGCTGGGCAGCACCGTCAAGAGCTTCGAGGAGTCGACCCGCACGTGGCTCGCCTTCGAACTCCCGGAGGAGGGTTACGTCCTGGCCCCCCGCCGGATGTATCTGGGCCACACCGAGGAGGTCATCGGCAGCGACACGTACGCCATGTCGCTGATCGGCCGCAGCTCCATGGGCCGCCTCGGCCTGTTCCTCCAGGTCTCCGCCGACCTCGGCCACACCACCTCCTGCCACCGCTGGACTCTCGAGATGGTCGCCACCCGGCCGCTGCGGATCTACCCCGGCATGACCATCGGCCAGGTCTCCTTCTGGCAGAACCGGGGACGGGTCCGCCCGACGCCTGCCCTGTACGCCCGCTTCAACGAACCCCACGAGTCCGCGATCGGAGACCGGCAGTGA
- a CDS encoding amino acid--tRNA ligase-related protein, with translation MPEPLTAAPASPETRAASGCPVAAGAPAGPDGQDSAARFRTVQDRAECSFARHSRLTGMRAHHGPDAHAAGRAAAPALRAFTACAEADRLDGFVIELTAPAHGATLAAVAATTRAVLAGILAADGDEDLRGLEGAADEHWWLRACGTRWFALVFAPAYRADSPRHTYGSTSTFVLLQPVEAFDRRSSPRGTAIAQAVREDIRARYAAGGRPYDAELAAQDVEALKVVWPHRPGDTPVRWWEGARPASPSPAAAAPAALAGTAAAAALEHAASPPAVWDAVGALLRAAAALGTAEPAVDRETLRSLLAGLAALGLAGPHRRVRLHSARPETALPDGLRPAHREGAPEEDVFRLALAAACPGDPWPAGPVDNAVLADAVRRLGGRLGARVPALAAVAALHLLEHFAGQGPAERRWTLRRLTWLTDPRAADAPELMRLLTGPEDLLVRLPATSGAPSGTDDDEEPLPLADWHRPPGNPGEERRLGGRVQAVRRHREWTFADLSWADRTVQLAFDAGHPLRPRPGDLLAVRGHAGHSRTGAPVLFVDEVLRHRPTRSVGAARRTRPLTDTGGGAAVADALRPELGALGFAEMASPVLTAAFYGGASRPFTTRHASRNRPLYLRVTTELDLLRRLAEGRTRVYEIGASFRNEPLRGDAVKEFTMLEAYAADLRLEEMTVLVAGLVARVLGDDRPPRWTTFDEAFTETSGVHPDDEAAVRRLAAGQGTPDPAGAIDPQVLVRRLWRSTFRHRLPGVALVHRIPGPASPFIAGDGRDARRVWLSVDGVELAETSANERDPDRLARRLARQFRDDPHPVHRDYRDVLETFADGVPPCVGVGLGLTRLAGLHATRRRPDTTEEHRQR, from the coding sequence ATGCCTGAGCCGCTCACCGCCGCCCCCGCCTCGCCCGAGACCCGGGCTGCGTCCGGCTGCCCGGTCGCGGCCGGAGCTCCCGCCGGGCCCGACGGGCAGGACTCGGCCGCCCGCTTCCGCACGGTGCAGGACCGCGCCGAATGCTCCTTCGCCCGTCACTCCCGCCTCACCGGCATGCGCGCCCACCACGGGCCCGACGCCCACGCGGCCGGCCGCGCCGCCGCGCCGGCCCTGCGGGCGTTCACGGCCTGCGCCGAAGCCGACCGCCTCGACGGCTTCGTCATCGAGCTGACCGCCCCGGCCCACGGAGCAACCCTGGCCGCGGTCGCCGCGACCACCCGCGCCGTCCTCGCGGGCATCCTCGCCGCCGACGGGGACGAGGACCTGCGCGGCCTGGAGGGCGCCGCGGACGAGCACTGGTGGCTGCGCGCCTGCGGCACCCGCTGGTTCGCGCTCGTCTTCGCACCGGCCTACCGGGCCGACTCGCCCCGCCACACCTACGGCTCGACCTCCACCTTCGTCCTGCTCCAGCCCGTCGAGGCCTTCGACCGGCGCTCCAGCCCGCGCGGCACAGCCATCGCCCAGGCGGTGCGCGAGGACATCCGCGCACGCTACGCCGCAGGTGGAAGACCCTACGACGCCGAACTCGCCGCCCAGGACGTCGAGGCACTGAAGGTCGTCTGGCCGCACCGCCCCGGCGACACCCCGGTGCGCTGGTGGGAAGGAGCCCGGCCGGCTTCCCCCTCCCCCGCCGCGGCAGCCCCCGCCGCCCTGGCCGGCACGGCGGCGGCTGCGGCCCTCGAACACGCCGCCTCGCCCCCCGCCGTCTGGGACGCGGTGGGCGCCCTCCTGCGGGCCGCGGCCGCCCTCGGCACGGCCGAGCCGGCCGTCGACCGCGAGACCCTCCGGTCGCTGCTCGCCGGCCTCGCCGCCCTGGGCCTCGCCGGACCCCACCGCCGCGTCCGGTTGCACAGCGCGCGCCCCGAGACCGCCCTGCCTGACGGGCTGCGGCCCGCGCACCGCGAAGGCGCCCCCGAGGAGGACGTGTTCCGCCTCGCCCTCGCCGCCGCCTGCCCCGGCGACCCCTGGCCTGCCGGACCCGTCGACAACGCCGTGCTCGCCGACGCCGTACGCCGCCTCGGGGGCCGCCTCGGTGCCCGGGTACCCGCCCTCGCCGCGGTCGCCGCCCTCCATCTGCTGGAGCACTTCGCCGGCCAGGGCCCCGCCGAACGCCGTTGGACCCTGCGCCGCCTGACCTGGCTGACCGACCCCCGGGCAGCCGACGCCCCGGAACTGATGAGGCTGCTCACCGGCCCCGAGGACCTCCTCGTCCGGCTCCCGGCCACGTCCGGCGCCCCGTCGGGCACGGACGACGACGAGGAGCCGCTGCCCCTGGCCGACTGGCACCGCCCGCCCGGCAACCCCGGCGAGGAACGCCGTCTGGGCGGCCGTGTCCAGGCCGTGCGCCGGCACCGCGAGTGGACCTTCGCGGACCTGTCCTGGGCCGACCGGACCGTCCAGCTCGCCTTCGACGCCGGCCACCCGCTGCGACCCCGCCCCGGCGACCTGCTCGCCGTCCGCGGCCACGCCGGGCACTCCCGCACCGGCGCCCCCGTCCTCTTCGTCGACGAGGTGCTGCGCCACCGGCCGACGCGTTCCGTGGGAGCCGCCCGCCGCACCCGGCCCCTCACGGACACGGGCGGCGGAGCGGCCGTCGCCGACGCCCTGCGGCCGGAGCTGGGCGCACTCGGCTTCGCGGAGATGGCCTCACCGGTGCTGACGGCCGCCTTCTACGGAGGCGCCAGCCGCCCCTTCACCACCCGGCACGCTTCCCGCAACCGGCCCCTGTACCTGCGCGTCACGACCGAACTGGACCTGCTGCGCCGCCTGGCGGAGGGCCGCACCCGGGTCTACGAGATCGGCGCCAGCTTCCGCAACGAACCCCTGCGCGGCGACGCCGTCAAGGAGTTCACGATGCTCGAGGCCTACGCCGCCGACCTGCGACTGGAGGAAATGACGGTCCTGGTCGCCGGACTCGTCGCGCGGGTGCTCGGCGACGACCGCCCGCCGCGGTGGACCACCTTCGACGAAGCGTTCACCGAGACCTCCGGCGTCCACCCCGACGACGAGGCCGCAGTGCGCCGCCTGGCCGCCGGACAGGGCACCCCCGATCCGGCCGGCGCCATCGACCCGCAGGTCCTCGTCCGGCGGCTGTGGCGCTCGACCTTTCGGCACCGGCTGCCCGGAGTGGCGCTCGTCCACCGAATACCCGGTCCCGCCTCCCCGTTCATCGCGGGGGACGGCCGCGACGCGCGCCGCGTCTGGCTCAGCGTCGACGGTGTCGAGCTCGCCGAGACCAGCGCGAACGAACGGGACCCGGACCGGCTCGCGCGCCGCCTGGCCCGCCAGTTCCGCGACGACCCCCACCCCGTCCACCGGGACTACCGCGACGTGCTGGAGACCTTCGCCGACGGAGTACCCCCGTGCGTCGGCGTCGGACTCGGCCTGACCCGCCTGGCCGGGCTGCACGCAACCCGCAGGCGCCCCGACACCACCGAGGAGCACCGGCAGCGATGA
- the dcd gene encoding dCTP deaminase codes for MILTGDEVERQVDRGRIVLSPFDPARCTTNSYDLALGRRVLVYTEEVLDPRRPAAHELREIPDEGLDLAPGEFVLAETAETIGSNHYVPMIHAKSGTARMGLFVHVTADLIDIGFVGHSTLQLYATLPVRVFPGMLIAQVTFWQPVGAIRLYEGKYQLADGPQPSRTYLDHQVSSHA; via the coding sequence GTGATCCTCACCGGCGACGAGGTGGAACGGCAGGTCGACCGGGGACGCATCGTCCTCTCCCCGTTCGACCCGGCCCGCTGCACCACCAACTCCTACGACCTCGCGCTCGGCCGGCGCGTCCTCGTCTACACCGAGGAGGTGCTCGACCCGCGCCGCCCGGCGGCCCACGAACTCCGCGAGATACCCGACGAGGGCCTGGATCTCGCGCCGGGGGAGTTCGTCCTGGCCGAGACGGCCGAGACGATCGGCAGCAACCACTACGTGCCGATGATCCACGCCAAGTCCGGCACCGCTCGCATGGGCCTGTTCGTGCACGTCACCGCCGACCTCATCGACATCGGCTTCGTCGGGCACTCCACCCTCCAGCTCTACGCCACCCTCCCGGTCCGCGTCTTCCCCGGCATGCTCATCGCCCAGGTCACCTTCTGGCAGCCGGTCGGCGCGATCCGGTTGTACGAGGGCAAGTACCAGCTCGCCGACGGCCCCCAGCCCTCCCGCACCTACCTCGACCACCAGGTGTCGAGCCATGCCTGA
- a CDS encoding ABC transporter permease, giving the protein MRTLWTVFRLQALMTLRTPDIAHVFVTTPLYTLVFLSIQVHAGRPDLAGYAVLAPALMALWSMALQTAGELVSEERDRGTMEAVVAAPASYPAVVNVRIAAVTLFGALSFAEAWLVAYGVFGLTVRIEHPGLFLAAVLVSAFAMAGTASCVCALFVLAPSARVLQNALSFPFYLLGGVLVPVSHLPDWLRPLSEAVFLSWSARLLRAALDPAAPVRPAGALGAVALLGLAGALAGTLLIGRMLRRVTTTGTLAQT; this is encoded by the coding sequence ATGAGGACGCTGTGGACCGTCTTCCGCCTCCAGGCGCTCATGACCCTGCGCACCCCCGACATCGCCCACGTCTTCGTCACCACCCCGCTGTACACCCTGGTCTTCCTCTCCATCCAGGTCCACGCCGGCCGCCCGGACCTCGCCGGCTACGCCGTCCTCGCCCCCGCGCTGATGGCCCTGTGGTCGATGGCCCTGCAGACCGCCGGCGAACTCGTCAGCGAGGAACGCGACCGCGGCACCATGGAGGCGGTGGTGGCCGCGCCCGCCTCCTATCCGGCCGTCGTCAACGTCCGCATCGCCGCCGTGACCCTGTTCGGCGCACTCTCCTTCGCCGAGGCCTGGCTGGTCGCCTACGGGGTCTTCGGCCTCACCGTCCGCATCGAGCACCCCGGCCTGTTCCTCGCCGCAGTCCTCGTCTCGGCCTTCGCGATGGCAGGCACCGCGAGCTGCGTCTGCGCCCTGTTCGTCCTGGCGCCCTCGGCCCGCGTCCTGCAGAACGCCCTCAGCTTCCCCTTCTACCTGCTCGGCGGCGTACTCGTCCCCGTGTCCCATCTCCCCGACTGGCTGCGCCCGTTGTCGGAGGCGGTGTTCCTGTCCTGGAGCGCCCGGCTGCTGCGGGCCGCCCTGGACCCCGCCGCGCCGGTGCGGCCCGCGGGCGCCCTCGGCGCCGTCGCGCTCCTGGGTCTGGCCGGCGCCCTCGCCGGAACCCTCCTGATCGGTCGCATGCTCCGCCGGGTCACGACCACCGGCACGCTCGCCCAGACATGA
- a CDS encoding cytochrome P450 produces the protein MHHRDHPTRQEDARTDHPCLVLDALDADHPAPALDLLARGPATVDCPGLGSGRLVLTRHAQVRRVLRDDAFGCAPSAGHFLADLPAALRPAMAPVSSWALYTDGADHRRLRTLLAQAFTPRRVAALEDRITATADTLLERLASAGGGDAVRELAFPLPVLTICALLGLPAADQDRLKRWSDDLIRIVEPAPGPEDVDRIGRAWTALWDYFTGVVAERRTRPGDDVVTALVRAETDGGRLTAEEIVSNCVSLLLGGHETTTNLITALLQAAAAHPGPARTAAHDPRAAAAFVEEVLRTDGPSKITARTALTDTEIDGVPVERGRRIVLLLASANRDPLVFPRSGTFDPTRTPNPHLAFGHGPHACFGAALARLQARILLERYAGHPARFTALAERTRWKPSRVLRSVASLPVATGHRSAA, from the coding sequence ATGCACCACCGGGACCACCCGACCCGTCAGGAGGACGCGCGCACGGACCACCCGTGCCTGGTGCTCGACGCCCTCGACGCCGACCACCCCGCACCGGCCCTGGACCTCCTGGCGCGCGGCCCCGCCACCGTCGACTGCCCCGGCCTCGGGAGCGGGCGCCTCGTCCTGACCCGGCACGCCCAGGTCCGCCGGGTCCTGCGGGACGACGCCTTCGGCTGCGCCCCCTCCGCCGGCCACTTCCTCGCGGATCTGCCCGCCGCCCTGCGGCCGGCGATGGCCCCGGTCTCCTCCTGGGCCCTCTACACCGACGGCGCCGACCACCGCAGGCTGCGGACCCTGCTCGCCCAGGCCTTCACCCCGCGCCGCGTCGCCGCTCTGGAGGACCGGATCACCGCCACCGCCGACACCCTGCTCGAGCGCCTCGCCTCGGCAGGCGGCGGCGACGCCGTACGCGAACTGGCCTTCCCCCTGCCGGTGCTGACCATCTGCGCCCTCCTCGGACTGCCCGCCGCCGACCAGGACCGCCTCAAGCGCTGGTCCGACGACCTGATCCGGATCGTGGAGCCCGCACCCGGGCCCGAGGACGTCGACCGCATCGGCCGGGCCTGGACCGCCCTGTGGGACTACTTCACCGGCGTGGTCGCCGAGCGCCGCACCCGGCCCGGCGACGACGTGGTCACCGCCCTGGTACGGGCCGAGACGGACGGAGGCCGCCTCACCGCCGAGGAGATCGTCTCCAACTGCGTGTCCCTGTTGCTGGGCGGCCACGAGACCACCACCAACCTGATCACCGCCCTGCTCCAGGCGGCGGCCGCCCACCCCGGCCCCGCGCGCACCGCCGCCCACGACCCGCGCGCGGCCGCCGCCTTCGTCGAAGAGGTCCTGCGCACCGACGGACCCTCGAAGATCACCGCGCGGACCGCCCTCACCGACACCGAGATCGACGGCGTTCCCGTCGAGCGCGGCCGCCGGATCGTCCTCCTGCTGGCCTCCGCCAACCGCGACCCGCTGGTCTTCCCCCGCTCCGGCACCTTCGACCCCACCCGTACCCCCAACCCGCACCTGGCCTTCGGACACGGCCCGCACGCCTGCTTCGGCGCCGCCCTGGCCCGCCTGCAGGCGCGGATCCTGCTGGAGCGGTACGCCGGCCACCCGGCCCGGTTCACCGCCCTCGCCGAGCGGACCCGCTGGAAGCCCTCGCGCGTGCTGCGCTCGGTCGCCTCCCTGCCGGTGGCCACCGGACACCGGAGCGCCGCATGA
- a CDS encoding bifunctional 2-polyprenyl-6-hydroxyphenol methylase/3-demethylubiquinol 3-O-methyltransferase UbiG, translating into MTTATTSRSHPAAWPLTRIPQTAEDVHAASYTDFVAMVNQTNVPPGSHVTLNEWAVFGRVDASSSVLEVACTTGFSSRELARLTGCSAVGFDLSEDSVRMARHNHLNTDPSLRLDYFTADGATTTTPPGGPFTHVVVGAALGFFPQPAAMAHRLSGFLTDGGHLLASPFWAEQPLPAEAEAVRREVFGITSPMETYKEAMALYRGFDVMYASARKPVLETEEEIAHYCTSTVDRACAQSGVTDAPVRRAMIERLTRVRRASNLLRRHLSYSVLVLRHDKAAYPARYVELF; encoded by the coding sequence ATGACCACCGCCACCACCTCGCGATCCCACCCCGCGGCCTGGCCTCTCACCCGGATCCCGCAGACCGCGGAGGACGTCCACGCCGCGAGCTACACCGACTTCGTCGCCATGGTCAACCAGACCAATGTGCCGCCCGGCTCCCACGTCACTCTCAACGAGTGGGCCGTCTTCGGCCGTGTCGACGCCTCCTCGTCCGTCCTCGAGGTCGCCTGCACCACCGGTTTCTCCTCCCGGGAACTCGCCCGCCTGACCGGCTGCTCCGCCGTGGGCTTCGACCTCTCCGAGGACTCGGTCCGGATGGCCCGCCACAACCACCTCAACACCGACCCCTCCCTGCGCCTGGACTACTTCACCGCCGACGGCGCGACCACCACCACCCCGCCGGGCGGACCCTTCACCCACGTCGTGGTCGGCGCCGCCCTCGGCTTCTTCCCGCAACCCGCTGCCATGGCCCACCGGCTCAGCGGATTCCTCACCGACGGCGGTCACCTGCTGGCCTCCCCCTTCTGGGCGGAGCAGCCCCTGCCGGCCGAGGCGGAGGCCGTACGTCGTGAGGTCTTCGGCATCACCAGCCCCATGGAGACCTACAAGGAGGCCATGGCCCTCTACCGGGGCTTCGACGTGATGTACGCGTCCGCCCGCAAGCCCGTCCTGGAGACCGAGGAAGAGATCGCGCACTACTGCACCTCCACCGTGGACCGCGCCTGCGCCCAGTCCGGGGTCACCGACGCACCCGTACGGCGCGCGATGATCGAGCGCCTCACCCGGGTGCGCCGCGCCTCCAACCTTCTGCGCCGGCACCTGAGCTACTCCGTGCTGGTACTGCGCCACGACAAGGCGGCCTACCCGGCGCGCTACGTCGAACTCTTCTGA
- a CDS encoding ABC transporter ATP-binding protein: MSAAPAIDVRGLTRSYRPRRGGPHTTVTALNGIDLAVEEGEVRGLLGPNGAGKTTLCKILSTVLTPTGGTARVLGHDVAADPRAVKPLVGIVFGGDRGLYGRLGARQNLQLWGALYGLHGAPLRHRITDLLRRVGLADRADDRVDGFSRGMKQRLHLARGLISDPRVLLLDEPTTGMDPAAALDFRDLIGELRAERRSILLTTHDMAEAESVCDRVTLMDHGEVIATDEPAALAARISAHERIEARNVPADVLDGLHLLPDVTGVTRDGDLTRIDVLGDAAVTAVLDALVRARVTELGTVRPGLAEVYLSLIGDGRGMQVTR, encoded by the coding sequence ATGAGCGCCGCCCCCGCCATCGACGTACGCGGCCTGACCCGCTCCTACCGCCCCCGGCGCGGCGGCCCGCACACCACGGTCACCGCACTGAACGGCATCGACCTCGCCGTCGAGGAGGGCGAGGTGCGCGGGCTGCTCGGCCCCAACGGAGCCGGCAAGACCACCCTCTGCAAGATCCTCTCCACCGTCCTCACCCCCACGGGCGGCACCGCACGCGTACTCGGCCACGACGTCGCCGCCGACCCCCGCGCCGTCAAACCGCTGGTCGGCATCGTCTTCGGCGGCGACCGGGGCCTGTACGGACGGCTCGGAGCCCGCCAGAACCTCCAGTTGTGGGGCGCCCTCTACGGCCTCCACGGCGCCCCGCTGCGCCACCGCATCACCGACCTCCTGCGCCGGGTCGGGCTGGCCGACCGCGCCGACGACCGCGTCGACGGCTTCTCCCGGGGCATGAAGCAGCGGCTGCACCTCGCCCGCGGACTGATCAGCGACCCGCGGGTGCTCCTCCTCGACGAACCCACCACCGGCATGGACCCGGCCGCCGCCCTCGACTTCCGGGACCTGATCGGCGAACTGCGCGCCGAACGCCGCAGCATCCTCCTCACCACCCACGACATGGCCGAGGCCGAAAGCGTCTGCGACCGGGTCACCCTCATGGACCACGGCGAGGTGATCGCCACCGACGAGCCGGCCGCCCTCGCCGCCCGGATCAGCGCCCACGAGCGGATCGAGGCCAGGAACGTACCCGCGGACGTCCTCGACGGCCTGCACCTGCTGCCCGACGTCACCGGCGTCACCCGGGACGGGGACCTCACCCGGATCGACGTCCTGGGCGACGCCGCCGTCACCGCTGTCCTGGACGCCCTCGTCCGGGCCCGGGTCACCGAACTGGGCACCGTACGGCCGGGCCTGGCCGAGGTGTACCTGAGCCTGATCGGCGACGGCCGCGGCATGCAGGTGACCCGATGA
- a CDS encoding alanine racemase: MATAHDASRVRARDLIGLEKSEITGVHRLLDYLRYDDQGRLRVYGHDAQELLDQAGAPLIWYFGDRVRENYRSIDDAYRAHFPGHRTFAAIKSCYLKECLTVLHRAGAGAEVMSALELQIAQQIGFAPADIVSNGVGRSEEYADATVAAGVGLTVVDCLDDLRTVAAACRRHGSRARIGLRVTPPVDHDGIYITPSSKLGVDWEGGEFLRLARAALDTPEVQVVALHAHQVTHCSQPAKYRATLAGVAAVARETERELGLRFEVIDIGGGLETRFLLHRSGLGPEDFAAIAKEELDSIGYPFRLHIEPGRYLTADAAVGLTAVTTEKHNGDRTYLVTEIGSNVLIDMAEVTYHPLPTRLPDPGTPWTAYDVGDSTCAPALVCRTATLPHGPQNRSLLLLNCGAYSTVFTQLWAFRLPRYLFSDSLDGRRIRTVFDDDAQSAMYRALYGYEILL, encoded by the coding sequence ATGGCCACCGCCCACGACGCCTCCCGGGTCCGCGCCCGCGACCTCATCGGCCTGGAAAAGTCCGAGATCACCGGGGTGCACCGGCTCCTGGACTACCTCCGCTACGACGACCAGGGCCGCCTGCGCGTGTACGGACACGATGCGCAGGAACTGCTGGACCAGGCCGGCGCGCCACTGATCTGGTACTTCGGCGACCGGGTACGGGAGAACTACCGGAGCATCGACGACGCCTACCGCGCGCACTTCCCCGGCCACCGCACCTTCGCCGCGATCAAGAGCTGCTACCTGAAGGAATGCCTGACCGTCCTGCACCGGGCCGGCGCGGGCGCCGAAGTGATGAGCGCCCTCGAACTCCAGATCGCCCAACAGATCGGTTTCGCGCCGGCCGACATCGTCAGCAACGGCGTGGGCCGCAGCGAGGAGTACGCCGACGCCACCGTCGCCGCCGGAGTCGGCCTCACCGTGGTCGACTGCCTGGACGACCTCCGTACGGTGGCCGCCGCCTGCCGGCGCCACGGCAGCCGCGCCCGGATCGGACTGCGCGTGACGCCGCCCGTCGACCACGACGGCATCTACATCACCCCCTCCTCCAAACTCGGCGTGGACTGGGAGGGCGGGGAGTTCCTGCGGCTGGCGCGCGCGGCCCTCGACACGCCCGAGGTGCAGGTGGTCGCCCTCCACGCGCACCAGGTCACCCACTGTTCCCAGCCCGCCAAGTACCGGGCGACCCTCGCGGGCGTCGCCGCGGTGGCCCGCGAGACGGAACGGGAACTGGGCCTGCGCTTCGAGGTCATCGACATCGGCGGCGGCCTGGAGACCCGCTTCCTGCTGCACCGCTCAGGGCTGGGGCCCGAGGACTTCGCGGCCATCGCGAAGGAGGAACTCGACTCGATCGGCTATCCGTTCCGGCTGCACATCGAGCCCGGGCGCTACCTCACGGCGGACGCAGCCGTCGGTCTCACCGCGGTCACCACCGAAAAACACAACGGCGACCGCACGTACCTCGTCACCGAGATCGGCTCCAACGTGCTGATCGACATGGCGGAAGTCACCTACCACCCCCTGCCGACCCGGCTGCCCGATCCCGGCACACCGTGGACCGCGTACGACGTCGGCGACAGCACCTGCGCCCCCGCCCTGGTCTGCCGCACCGCCACCCTGCCCCACGGCCCGCAGAACCGCTCCCTCCTCCTGCTGAACTGCGGTGCCTATTCCACCGTCTTCACCCAACTGTGGGCCTTCCGCCTGCCCCGCTACCTCTTCAGCGACTCCTTGGACGGCCGCCGCATCCGGACGGTCTTCGACGACGACGCCCAGAGCGCGATGTACCGGGCCCTCTACGGCTACGAGATCCTGCTGTGA
- a CDS encoding bifunctional 2-polyprenyl-6-hydroxyphenol methylase/3-demethylubiquinol 3-O-methyltransferase UbiG, with the protein MTTTTETENAITTGPTTGTASRTAGDSGTWLAANAALWDARVPLHTDSDWYDLRGFRDGALALDDIERAGVGDPAGRSLLHLQCHFGLGTLSWARLGADAVGVDFSAAAVARARALAAESALPARFEQAEVSTLDLGRTFDICFTSWGVLMWLPDLDAWARTVARHLTPGGTFFLAEGHPHLFIWDDEPGKDGYRPRHPYFRHTAPVVDDEAGTYVDTSLRLGLPQYRWNHPLSEVVSALAGAGLRITAMAEHPVLPWQPLPWMTPSERGWWRIPGDPFPLSFTVTATKD; encoded by the coding sequence ATGACCACCACGACCGAGACCGAGAACGCGATCACGACCGGGCCCACGACCGGCACCGCGAGCCGGACCGCAGGAGACAGCGGAACCTGGCTGGCCGCCAACGCCGCGCTCTGGGACGCCCGCGTGCCCCTGCACACCGACAGCGACTGGTACGACCTGCGAGGCTTCCGCGACGGCGCCCTCGCCCTGGACGACATCGAACGCGCCGGAGTCGGCGACCCGGCCGGCCGCAGCCTGCTGCACCTCCAGTGCCACTTCGGCCTGGGCACCCTCTCCTGGGCCCGCCTCGGCGCCGACGCCGTCGGCGTCGACTTCTCGGCCGCCGCCGTCGCACGCGCCCGAGCCCTGGCCGCCGAGTCCGCCCTGCCCGCCCGCTTCGAACAGGCCGAGGTCTCCACCCTCGACCTCGGGCGCACCTTCGACATCTGCTTCACCTCCTGGGGCGTGCTGATGTGGCTCCCCGACCTCGACGCCTGGGCCCGCACCGTCGCCCGCCACCTCACCCCCGGCGGCACGTTCTTCCTCGCAGAAGGCCATCCCCACCTGTTCATCTGGGACGACGAGCCGGGCAAGGACGGTTACCGCCCCCGGCACCCGTACTTCCGGCACACCGCACCCGTCGTCGACGACGAAGCCGGCACCTATGTGGACACCTCGCTGCGCCTGGGCCTGCCCCAGTACCGGTGGAACCACCCTCTGTCCGAAGTGGTCTCCGCCCTGGCCGGGGCAGGCCTGCGGATCACCGCCATGGCCGAGCACCCCGTACTGCCCTGGCAGCCGCTGCCGTGGATGACGCCCTCCGAGCGGGGCTGGTGGCGGATCCCCGGCGATCCGTTCCCGCTGAGCTTCACCGTGACCGCCACCAAGGACTGA
- a CDS encoding ABC transporter permease — protein MHPLLRTLRVIGYSATNAYADFRASYTWTSWTFGWLTRMLSQVCFFGLVGQMLGSAAQTRYLVLGNGVMACVIEAMTVVVSTSWERGHGTLPLLAAAPGDLGWVMLGRSLQWPLSGSATAMVSLLAVGPAFGVHWPLASIPALLGLVLLTAVSTYSLGLFVGAFVLAAPDARNIVFNTSFLLLMAVCGAEVPVTFWPGWIQAAATALPPTHGLAAVRALADGAPGTAVAVPALWALLTGAGWLAAALGAFRVFTARARGTHAFGFAA, from the coding sequence ATGCACCCACTCCTGCGGACCCTGCGCGTCATCGGATACAGCGCCACCAACGCCTACGCCGACTTCCGCGCCTCCTACACCTGGACCAGCTGGACCTTCGGCTGGCTCACCCGGATGCTCAGCCAGGTCTGTTTCTTCGGACTCGTCGGGCAGATGCTCGGCTCCGCCGCCCAGACCCGCTACCTCGTCCTCGGCAACGGCGTGATGGCCTGCGTGATCGAGGCGATGACCGTGGTGGTGTCCACCAGCTGGGAGCGCGGCCACGGCACACTGCCCCTGCTGGCCGCCGCCCCCGGAGACCTCGGCTGGGTCATGCTCGGCCGCAGCCTGCAGTGGCCCCTCAGCGGATCGGCGACCGCGATGGTGTCGCTGCTGGCGGTGGGCCCGGCCTTCGGAGTCCACTGGCCCCTCGCCAGCATCCCCGCCCTGCTCGGCCTCGTGCTGCTCACCGCCGTCTCGACCTACAGCCTCGGCCTGTTCGTCGGCGCGTTCGTCCTGGCCGCGCCCGACGCCCGCAACATCGTCTTCAACACGTCGTTCCTGCTGCTCATGGCCGTCTGCGGAGCCGAGGTCCCGGTCACCTTCTGGCCAGGCTGGATCCAGGCCGCCGCCACCGCCCTGCCCCCGACCCACGGGCTGGCCGCCGTACGAGCGCTCGCCGACGGCGCACCCGGCACTGCCGTCGCCGTCCCGGCGCTGTGGGCGCTGCTCACCGGCGCCGGCTGGCTGGCCGCAGCCCTCGGTGCCTTCCGGGTGTTCACCGCCCGGGCCCGCGGCACCCACGCCTTCGGCTTCGCCGCCTGA